The DNA window GTATTCCTCTGATGCTTCGTCACCTTCTTCAGGTCCACAATGTAAGTCCTGAAGATAGGGAATGACTGACATACTTCGAAATTCATCACCACTTACATGATGAGGAATACACACCTCCTGTGTAATCCGAGGGTGTTTCTTTCTCACCCAActacaaagatattaacaaattttaaagaaaagacTTAACAGTTAGTTATTACTGAACAAATTTGGGTTTAAAGAAGTTATGAAccagttatttataatttgtcaCTCTCAAACATTtcaatgtatatttcttttaccCTTGATGATGTACAACGTGGTAACAAAATCAGgtgaaacaagaaacataactcaaaacaatttataaagtaacaaacagtaaGAGAATCTCTAATGtgcagtatatttatattacagtatgttatttaatttattaaaaaattttcagTGCAGTAATGCTATTAGTATAAAAGGTAGGATTAATTGTCATCAACATCTGACAGCAAAAAAACAAAGGACCcagtaattactttatttattgtttactctttgttcattattataaaagaaactaaaatgtaaaaatagaaatattttaggtTAATTCAGAGCAGGTTAggtaacattaataatataataaagatgTTTCATGAGACACACATGCAAGCAGCTTGCAAGTAATGTAATTTAATAGCTTATCTGTTCCTGAGTGACTTATATTGGACCAGATATGGagttaaatatgtttcaaagggcaataaaatttaattattattagatGTATCTGTTAGGAACTTAAAGCTACTTAGGTTAAGTTAAtccagtttcatgttacaatttaaagttactctagaaagaagaaaaatggtaatttacatttattttgattggttacgaggttggtcaaattgactgatctTGTACACAGATGGGGTACAgaaaatagcagataaaatataaatttatatttagtaaaaaatgttaaatgtatttaggaagatTTAGGGTTTACACAAACAAAATCAGATTTTCAAATGAGAAAaggtattttaatcttaaaatgaaaagtaCTTTTCACACAAACTATTCAAAGCAAATGCTCAATATATTCATAGACAaatcttttagttttttttaaaaagacttcaatgaaacaaaaatatgacttgtgatattaactgaaagactgcaaaattttgtaaagatatacacactatattgaacgttagaagtattaaatctataaagactctaaacgagtatttttaatcttaagcagtattttaatcttaaaatgaaaagtaCTTTTCACACAAACTATTCAAAGCAAATGCTCAATATATTCATAGACAaatcttttagttttttttaaaagacTTCAAAATATGACTTAACgatattaactgaaagactgcaaaattttgtaaagatatacacactatattgaacgttagaagtattaaatctataaagactctAAACGAGTATAAATAGGTCATGTGggtggtcaaattgaccaagtcCATGTTGAGATAATCATTACCTGAAAATTACTAAAAGACAAGATTAATACCTAACAGGTTATaagaaattttgatttaaattaaagTTCGTGGTCACATATGAAAAAATTCTACAGCAAATTTCAAGTAAACCACACGTTTTACACTATGGAAATGTTTCAACGTTATCCTTCtcagaaaagaaattattttcaatgtttacttcaaagaaaaattaatgataaaattaccaTGTCACATCTGCATTATGTGAAACAATGCAATTGTTATTGTCATTTGTGCCAGGTACTAAATACATATAGGTAGTTATCATTTATTGCCAGACACTAAATACATATAGGTAGTTATAATAACTAACAATTAAAGGTCAATATTCTTGGATACAAAGTTGACACAAATAATGGTTTAAACACAAAACGTTTTTACCAATTTTCCAGATTTTTCAtactctttctcttttttttaaagaatttttttttttgaaattatgaactgaaactattaatttattttctacaaaaatatttttaatcacatttctgtgataatgtttttagctaaataaattatttttgttcaacaTTCAAAATCAGAACTAGTACTAATATAACACTGTTCCCGTTTCAGCAATATAAAGAATCCAATGTCTTATAAAAATCTTTTCTTTTACTCACTCATGTTGTCTTATCTGCTTAATAGCCAGCCTATGTTGAGGATCTTTCTGTAGCATACctgcaaatatttaattaattactaaaaaaatataccttaaaaacactgcaaaaagaaacaaaaagcaaCATCTTGTTCatcatacaagaaaaaaatattgtcattaccaatcaactgtactaatctagtaggtacaggtgaaaaacagtccttaaagtacagctggtgtatcattttgttgttaccaatcaactgtactaatctagtaggtacaggtgaaaacagtccttaaagtacagctggtatatcattttgttgttaccaatcaactgtactaatctagtaggtacaggtgaaaacagtccttaaagtacagctggtgtatcattttgttgttatcaatcaactgtactaatctagtaggtacaggtgaaaacagtccttaaagtacagctggtatatcattttgttgttaccaatcaactgtactaatctagtaggtacaggtgaaaacagtccttaaagtacagctggtatatcattttgttgttaccaatcaactgtactaatctcgTAGGTACatgtgaaaacagtccttaaagtacagctggtatatcattttgttgttatcaatcaactgtactaatctagtaggtacaggtgaaaacagtccttaaagtacagctggtatatcattttgttgttatcaatcaactgtactaatctagtaggtacaggtgaaaacagtccttaaagtacagctggtatatcattttgttgttaccaatcaactgtactaatctagtaggtacaggtgaaaacagtccttaaagtacagctggtatatcattttgttgttaccaatcaactgtactaatctagtagttacaggtgaaaacagtccttaaagtacagctggtatatcattttgttgttaccaatcaactgtactaatctagtaggtacaggtgaaaacagtccttaaaattacagctggtgtatcattttgttgttaccaatcaactgtactaatctagtaggtacaggtgaaaccAGTCCTtaaaagtacagctggtatatcattttgttgttaccaatcaactgtactaatctagtaggtataggtgaaaacagtccttaaagtacagctggtatatcattttgttgttaccaatcaactgtactaatctagtaggtataGGTGAAAAAGAAGTCCTTAAAGTttacagctggtatatcattttgttgttaccaatcaactgtactaatctagtaggtacaggtgaaaacagtccccttaaagtacagctggtatatcattttgttgttaccaatcaactgtactaaatCTCGAAGGTACatgtgaaaacagtccttaaagtacagctggtatatcattttgttgttatcaatcaactgtactaatctagtaggtacaggtgaaaacagtccttaaagtacagctggtgtatcattttgttgttatcaatcaactgtactaatctagtaggtacaggtgaaaacagtccttaaagtacagctggtatatcattttgttgttaccaatcaactgtactaatctagtaggtacaggtgaaaaacagtccttaaagtacagctggtgtatcattttgttgttaccaatcaactgtactaatctcgAAGGTACatgtgaaaacagtccttaaagtacagctggtatatcatttttgttgttaccaatcaactgtactaatctagtaggtacaggtgaaaacagtccttaaagtacagctggtatatcattttgttgttaccaatcaactgtactaatctcgAAGGTACatgtgaaaacagtccttaaagtacagctggtatatcattttgttgttatccaatcaactgtactaatctagtaggtacaggggAAAACAGTCCCAAAGTACAGCTGAAATCTTTGACACTATatcatcattttgttgttaccaatcaactgtactaatctagtaggtataGGTGAAAAGAGTAGTCCTTAAaatacagctggtatatcattttgttgttaccaatcaactgtactaatctagtaggtacaggtgaaaacagtccttaaaagTTTTGGCTggtgtatcattttgttgttatcaatcaactgtactaatctagtaggtacaggtgaaaacagtccttaaagtacagctggtatatcattttgttgttatcaatcaactgtaccaatctagtaggtacaggtgaaaacagtccttaaagtacagctggtatatcattttgttgttaccaatcaactgtactaatctagtagttacaggtgaaaacagtccNNNNNNNNNNNNNNNNNNNNNNNNNNNNNNNNNNNNNNNNNNNNNNNNNNNNNNNNNNNNNNNNNNNNNNNNNNNNNNNNNNNNNNNNNNNNNNNNNNNNNNNNNNNNNNNNNNNNNNNNNNNNNNNNNNNNNNNNNNNNNNNNNNNNNNNNNNNNNNNNNNNNNNNNNNNNNNNNNNNNNNNNNNNNNNNNNNNNNNNNNNNNNNNNNNNNNNNNNNNNNNNNNNNNNNNNNNNNNNNNNNNNNNNNNNNNNNNNNNNNNNNNNNNNNNNNNNNNNNNNNNNNNNNNNNNNNNNNNNNNNNNNNNNNNNNNNNNNNNNNNNNNNNNNNNNNNNNNNNNNNNNNNNNNNNNNNNNNNNNNNNNNNNNNNNNNNNNNNNNNNNNNNNNNNNNNNNNNNNNNNNNNNNNNNNNNNNNNNNNNNNNNNNNNNNNNNNNNNNNNNNNNNNNNNNNNNNNNNNNNNNNNNNNNNNNNNNNNNNNNNNNNNNNNNNNNNNNNNNNNAAACTACCTACTAATGTAGACAATATAAATCAAGTAAAGAgtcacagttaataaaacagcATCTAATGAGAAGACTATATGAAGCAAGTAAAAACCTATACTTAATAAAACAGCCACAAATAAAGACCACAAAATCAGTTAAACAGCCATACTTTATAAAACAGAGGCCAGTGAAGACCATAAAACCAAGTAAACAGTCATACTTAATAAAACAGCTACTAAGGAGAACCTTATAAAAGGTTATAAGGAGAACCTCATTTATATAAGGAGAAAAAcagttgtatttaataaaactggTTGTAATGAAGAACATATAAACCAAAGAAACAGTCATACTTAATAAAACAGCTACTAATGAAGACCATATCAAACaagtaaaattcatatttaaaaacagctcTAATGAAGACCATTATAATCCAGCTAAATGACCATACCTAATAAAACAGCCATTAATAAAGGCCATATAAGCCAAGaaaacagtcatacttattaacaTAGCCTCTAATGCAGAAACATATAACTCATGTAAAAGttaacttaataaaacaacaaataatgagaGAATCATATAAACAAATTTCACAGTCATACGTCATAAAACAGTCTCTAATAAAGACCatataaaccaagtaaacaaTCATACTTAATAAAACATCTACTAATTAAGAGCATATAAACAACTAATCTGtcatatttagttaaaacagCTACCAATGAAAGTAGACCTcataaatcatgtaattagtCATACTTAATAAAACAGCTACTAGAGAGACCACATCAACCAGGTAAACAATCATACTTAAAAAATACCTAGTAATGTAGACCATAGAAACCAAGTAAAGAGTCACATCTTAATGAAACAAATACTGATGAAAtcatataaaacaaagtaaacagtcATGCTTAATTAAACACCTACTGATAAAGACCATATAACTCAAGTAAACAGATATACCTAATAAAACAGGTACTAATGAAACCATATAAACAAAAGCAGACAGTCAAACATAATGATATGCAACTACTAATAAAGACCATATCAACGATGTTGAAAGTCATATTTAAAAAAGCTCCTATTAAAGACCATATTATCCAGCTAAATACCCATACtttataaaacagcaaataataagAACCAGTATTATCCAGCTCCAAATGTCACtttataaaacagcaaataataaagACCATATTATCAGCTAAATACCTATACtttataaaacagcaaataataaagACCATTATCCAGCAAAATACccatactttttataaaacagcaaataataaagACCATATTATCCAGCAAAATACCCATACTTTATAAAACAGCAACTAATAAGACCACATTATCCAGCTAAACACCCATACTTTTATAAAGGCAGCAAATAATAAAGACATTATCCAGCTAAATACccatacttttataaaacagcaaataaagaccGATATTATCCAGCTAAATACCCATAATTTATAAAGGCAACAAATAATAAAGACCGATGATAATCCAGCTAAATGCCATACTTTATAAAACAGCAAGATAATAAAGACTGTATTATCCGGCTAAATACCCATGCTTTATAAAGGCAGCAAATAATAAAGACCATATTATCCAGCTAAATACCTATGCTTTATAAGAGCAACAAATAATAAGGACCACATTATCCAGCTAAATACCTATACtttataaaacagcaaataataaaaCCATATTATCCAGCTAAATaccatactttataaaacacagcAAATAATAAAGACcatataaaacaaagtaacactCATACTTAATGAAGCAACCAATAATAAAGACCACGTTATCCAGCTAAACACCCATGCTtttataaaaacagcaaataataaagACCACATTATCCAGCTAAATACCCATGCTTTATAAGGACAACAAATAAGGACCATTATCCAGCTAAATAcccataatttataaaacagcaaataataaagACCGTATTATCCAGCTAAATACCCATACtttataaaacagcaaataataaagACCACATTATCCAGCAAAATACCTATACtttataaaacagcaaataataaaaaccatATTATCCAGCTAAATACCCATACtttataaaacagcaaataataaagACCACATTATCCAGCTAAATACCCATACTTTATAAAACAGCAGCAAATAATAAGACCATTTAAACAAAGTAACACTCATACTTAATGAAACAGCTGCTAATTAACACCATACAAACAAAGTAAACAGTCATACATAATAAAACAGCTACTAATAAAGAACatataaaccaagtaaacagTCATACTTAATAAAATAGTTACAAATGAAGAACATATAAACAAAGTACACAGtcatacataataaaacatcctCTATTGAAGACCATATAAACCATGTAAAGAGGTAAACTTAACAGCTACTACTTAAGGCAATATAAACCAAGTAAGCAGTCATACTTAATTAATTAGCTATTAATGAATATCATATAATCCACGTAAACATCAACACTTAATAAAAAAAGCCTTTAATGAAGGAGCATATAAACCAAGTAAACTGTCATACCTAATAAAACAGCTATTAACACAGACCATAAGAGCCAAGTAAACAGTTATTCTTAATAAAACAGCCTTTAATGAAGaccaaataaaccaaataaacagacaTTCTTAATAAAACAGCTGCTAATGAAGACcatataaaagtaaacattcaTACTTAATTAAACACCTACTAAGAAAGACCATGTAAATTATGCTAACagtcatactttataaaatagCTAATAATTAAAGccatataaacaaagaaacagtcaTACTTATTGGCACAGTCTCTGATGCAGACCATATAAACAAAGTAGCGGTCATGCTTAAAAGCAGCTTTAATGAACACCATATAAACAGAGTAAACTTTCACACTTATTAACACAGCCACCAAGCGATAACCATATAAACCAAGTAAATAGTCATACTTAATTAAACACCTACCAAAAGACCACATAAGTTATACTAACAGTCATACTTAATAAAACAGGAACTATTGAAGACCATATTAACCAAGTAAACAGTCATACTTAATAACACAGTTTCTTATTAAGACCATATATACCAACTAAACAGTTATACTTATTAACACAGCCTCTGAAGCAGACCATATAAGCCAAGTAAGCAGTCATAATCAAGAAAACAGCTACTAAAAAAGACCATATAAACAAAGTAGACAGTAATAGTTAATAAAACAGCTACTAATAAAGACCATATAAGCAAAGTAGACagtaacagttaataaaacagctaCTAATAAAGACCATATAAACAAAGTAGACAGTAATAGTTAATAAAACAGCTACTAATGAGAACCATATAATCCAGTTAAACAGCCATACGTAATAAAACAGGCTTCACTGAAAACCATATAAACCAAGTAAACACTCATACTTATTAACACAGTCTCCAATCATGACCATATAAACCAAGGAAGCAGTCATTCTTAGTAAAACAGCAACTAATGAAGACcacataaaccaaataaacagtcATACTTAAAAAATACCTACTAATGTAGACCATATATACCAAGTAAAAAGTCacagttaataaaacaactaCTATAAAGACCATATATACCAAGTAAAGAGTCACAGTTAATAAAACAACTGCTATACTTTATAAAACAGGAACTAATGAAGACCatataaaccaagtaaacagtcatactttataaactaaaatatatatacttaatgataCAGCTACTAATAAAGACTATGTTAACCAGGTAAACAATCATACTTAAAAAAGAGGAGCTACTAATGAAGACCATATAAACAAAGTAAACCAGGGGTGTAGCCTAAGGTGGGTTCaattgccacctgtgaagtttcataaagatccgtgattacATGGCAGGTAATTTCACAtgcaacaaatggtcaaatgcaaatttctgattgaacacttttaatacagaaagatttgtcagaactagagaaatacaatcgaatatctatgaaaggctcaaatgCCTGTTCGTACTTGCCAGGACACCTGTAACACAGTTTTGttaaactttaatatcacggtgaatgtataatgaggccaggccattcaatcgatcttcagtggtggtatttcttaaatacgttttgagtcttctgagagttggaAACAAACGTTCCACTGAGCTCATTGACACAGGCAgtgtggcaaatactttcaacagtctagaaatgactgggaacatttctacattgcacattgcatatgcatctatgacactTTTTGATCTGTTGTtagcaagtgatttgtaccaaaccctaagttcacctactgcatctagtga is part of the Tachypleus tridentatus isolate NWPU-2018 chromosome 4, ASM421037v1, whole genome shotgun sequence genome and encodes:
- the LOC143248226 gene encoding serine/threonine-protein kinase stk11-like, translated to MLQKDPQHRLAIKQIRQHDWVRKKHPRITQEVCIPHHVSGDEFRSMSVIPYLQDLHCGPEEGDEASEEYITEHDLQEMRQMDASSSKKRNKKPKRKLPSCISVKRFSSCKQS